From a single Cytophagales bacterium WSM2-2 genomic region:
- a CDS encoding anti-sigma factor: MTDEKVWELIVKKFSGKILSDENQQLEDWISKDEMNRKMFEESGLLWQRTKNPEGFGFDRQQAWSKISSRIRPTPERKLQPVFIRWAAAACLVLAIVVVYNLIPSGRLIAKLVSVKTTEETKAIVLPDNTRVWLNANSELTYPEQFNDSIRQVELKGEAFFDVTHNPQQPFVIVNPSFRTRVLGTSFDLKLRDKQSSLFVVTGKVRFSYSIQEKVISSVVVEPGYEANLNESGQLEKNQSRNKNEIAWHTGVLEFENEKLTNVVEDMSDYYKVRVDLNVENPQGYLFSGTLKQQPVEVALETVCYTLNLTWKESPVGYTLSASSSK, from the coding sequence ATGACTGACGAAAAAGTTTGGGAATTGATTGTCAAGAAATTCTCTGGCAAGATTTTATCCGATGAAAATCAGCAGTTGGAAGATTGGATTTCAAAAGACGAGATGAATAGAAAAATGTTCGAAGAGTCTGGACTTTTGTGGCAGCGAACTAAAAATCCGGAAGGCTTTGGATTTGACAGGCAGCAAGCATGGTCAAAAATTTCGTCACGAATTCGACCGACTCCGGAGCGGAAGTTGCAACCTGTTTTCATCCGATGGGCCGCAGCCGCATGTCTTGTACTGGCTATAGTAGTAGTTTATAATCTTATCCCCAGTGGCCGACTGATCGCGAAACTCGTTTCCGTAAAAACAACTGAGGAAACAAAAGCCATTGTACTTCCGGATAATACAAGAGTGTGGCTAAACGCGAATAGTGAACTGACCTACCCGGAGCAATTCAACGATTCCATCCGGCAGGTGGAATTAAAAGGTGAAGCGTTCTTCGATGTAACCCACAATCCACAGCAACCTTTTGTGATAGTTAATCCCTCATTCAGGACCCGCGTGCTCGGAACTTCTTTTGACTTGAAACTTCGAGATAAGCAAAGCAGCCTTTTTGTAGTAACCGGAAAAGTAAGGTTCTCGTATTCGATTCAGGAGAAAGTGATATCATCAGTCGTTGTTGAACCCGGGTATGAGGCTAACCTCAATGAGAGTGGTCAGCTGGAAAAAAATCAAAGTCGTAACAAAAATGAAATAGCGTGGCACACCGGTGTTCTTGAATTTGAAAATGAAAAATTGACCAATGTGGTTGAGGATATGTCAGACTATTACAAAGTCAGGGTTGATTTGAATGTGGAAAATCCTCAAGGCTATTTATTTTCAGGTACCCTGAAGCAGCAGCCTGTGGAAGTGGCATTGGAAACCGTATGCTATACCCTAAACCTCACGTGGAAAGAAAGCCCAGTGGGGTATACGTTATCTGCGTCAAGCTCTAAATGA